Within the Candidatus Woesearchaeota archaeon genome, the region AATGATTTACAACACTGCAAAAATTGTGGAGAACCATCCCAAGAACACATTTGCAAAGCGTGCTTGTTTAAAGAACTGCTCACACCACTCATAAAATAAAGGAGTTATAGTTTTTTACTCTTCTAGAAATGTTTTCTTTGTAATTGTTTGTTTAGTAAATACTTTTTGCATATCTTCCTTAGTTAAATGTCGCCACTCGCCATCATTTACATCAACAGCCAAACTACCAATATGCGTACGATGTAAATGCTTCACCATATAACCAAGTGATTTACATAAACGTTTCACTACTTTATGCACACCAACATGCACCGTCACTGCAACAGTATATTTATCGAGCTGAATGATGGTTGCGCGCACCATAGACCTATCAATTAACATACCTTTTTTTGCTTTTTGCGCATCTTCTTTTCTAAACGGTGCATCAAGTACTGCAATATAAGTTTTTCCAACACCATTACTCGGATGCATTACTTTATTTGCAAAATCGCCGTCGTTTGTGAGCAGGAGTAAACCTGTCGCATCTCTATCGAGTCTGCCAACAGCGAACACACGAGGTTTTTTAGGAAGTAAATCAAGCACTTTTTTCCGATTAAACATATCATCGCTTGTTGTAATATAACGCTTTGGCTTATTAAGCATATAATAAACAGTCTTTTCTTTTTGAATAGGCTCATTATTTACTAAAATAGTATCGGACGCTTTAGCTTTATCGCCAAGAGTGATTGTCTTACCATTCACTTTTACTTTTCCCTGCTCAATGAGTTCTTCAGCCTTACGTCGAGAACATAATCCGCTTTGCGCAATCAGTTTTTGTACTCGTTCATCCATTTTATCTATTACAAAACACGCTTTATTTATAAATCAACACTTCTTTTACTCTTCTCATATGAAAGATTTTGTCATCGCAACAATACATAACGCACCGCTATTTATTTCTCGAGCAGAAGAATTAGGCTTTACAGAGCTTGTGCTTCTTGCAGAACCCAAAGAGAGCAATTTATTTCTCGCACAACGAGAGGATTTGGTTAAAAAAACAAAAATAAAGCTTCTTTTTGGTGTTATCGCTCAAAATAGCTCTCAAATTCCGAAAGGTGTTGAATTTGATGTTATTGCAAAATTAGGCACTAGTGAAAAACTTTCATTTCCTCGACTAACACATGTAATTAACGTTGAATTTGCACTTGAAAAAGATTATATTCATCAACGAAAAAGCGGCACTAATCATGTTCTATTAACAGACTACAAACAACACAACATCGAATTACTTTTTGGATACGCGCAACTACAAAAAGAAACGTTGGGTAGACAAGCACAACTTCTCGGACGAATTATG harbors:
- a CDS encoding pseudouridine synthase, with protein sequence MDERVQKLIAQSGLCSRRKAEELIEQGKVKVNGKTITLGDKAKASDTILVNNEPIQKEKTVYYMLNKPKRYITTSDDMFNRKKVLDLLPKKPRVFAVGRLDRDATGLLLLTNDGDFANKVMHPSNGVGKTYIAVLDAPFRKEDAQKAKKGMLIDRSMVRATIIQLDKYTVAVTVHVGVHKVVKRLCKSLGYMVKHLHRTHIGSLAVDVNDGEWRHLTKEDMQKVFTKQTITKKTFLEE